One Salvia splendens isolate huo1 chromosome 1, SspV2, whole genome shotgun sequence genomic window, catcAGCAGGCATAACAGACCAAATAAAAAACCCCAACCAAAAATACTTTAACAAAGAGTAAATCTTGAAGATTTCATTGGACCAAATTCAAGAGAAATAAAAGTTCctgaaaagaaaataacccCAAACTAATTGGACATCAAATTACATTTTAGATTTGTAAAGTTCCAGAGAAAACATGATTTTATACCTCACCTTACCTCAGATCCAGAACATTACTAGTGTAACAGTTATTACAAAgctaataaaaaatttcaaagactAAGCAActgtaacaaaataaattatcacCTGAAGTGGTGTTCCAGTAATAAGAAGTCGATAGTTAGTATTAAAGAGCCTCATCGTTTTCGAGAGAAGGGAATTCTCATTCTTAATTCTATGGGCTTCGTCAATAATGATATAGCGCCAACTAAATCGGCGCAGCGTAGTCTTCTCTTTGATAGCCATCTCAAAACTTGTTACACAGACATCGAACTTGCCAGCAACAAGTAACTCCTCACGAATATATCTCTGGAAAACATAATTAAGATTTTTGTAATCAAAATCAGTTAGAGCACAAGGCCtgaaaaaaatatctaaaattggCAAGGCAAGCTTACCCTTTCATCAGGATTACCAAGGAACTTTACAGCACGCAGTACAGGGCAAAACCTTTTAATTTCATTCATCCAATTTCCAAGTGTGGATTTTGGAGCAACAACCATGTGAGGACCTGTAATTCCTCTGAACTCATGCAAGTATCCCATCAAGGAAATTGTTTGCAAAGTTTTACCAAGACCCTAATTGAAATACAACACACTGATATGAATACAAGACACCATTATCAATAAAAGGGAAAAAGATGCACCAATATGTTTGAAAATGCCACTACTCCCCATATATACCATTTCATCAGCAAGTATCCCATTAATGCCATTTTCATACAGCCGAATCAGCCAATTTAAACCAGCTAGCTGGTAGTCCCTCATCTTACCCTGAATACCTGCAAACAAAGGTAAAAATTTAGTATAGGATGTCATACCAGTAAAGAACATTATAGGGACCGAATACAATTACATAGTTGCCACCAAATTAGAAACTTATACAATAGAGAATAAACATAGGACTATGACAATCTCACATAGTAGTGAACCAATCTAGAAGAGACATTTGTAAGTACTATTACGGCAGAACCAGTCCACAATAAGGAAAACTGGAGGGAAAAAAGAAAATCTTACAAGAGGGCTGCACCAATAGTCTAGTGTTTCCAGTGCCAGAAAGgccatcttcttcctctttaagacactcttcatcttcttcctcttcagtTATCTTCGACGCATGGCGACCCCTAAAAGGTGCAATTGGAGAGCACAAGAAACATAAGATTTACTTCAGGCTAGCATCTAGTTTGGCTACTGATGATGACTACATTAACAATATGAATAAGAAAGATAATCAAATCAAAATGACACTACCCACCTTCCCTTGCCCTTTTTCTGAACAGATTGATCACCCTTGGCAAAGTGAGCAAATAACTCAGTTTGCTGTAACAGATAGTTCAATCGACCCTTTCCTTTGTTGTTCTGAAACAAGGCAGATCAAATCATTTATAATATGCAACGGTAATGTGTTCATTATCAAGTACCAATTCATATTGGGAAAACACACCATGTCAGCCTCAATAGCAGCATTCTGGTCATCAAGTATTTCTTGTATTTTCTGCTTTTTTACCCGCTGCATTTCTCTAAGCCTTGCTCTTTCACGCTTTGCAGTTTCATTTGCAACAACATCCTCTTCCTGAAACCACAAACGAAAGCTTCAGTATAACTCACTCAGCCATTCCAACCATGTAAAACATCTCTAAATAGTACACCATATATAAAATGGTTATAGAAACATAAATCTGCAGTGTAGctgataaataaaaaatcaactGTATCAGAATGGGGGAAATGCAACTATACTGtcgtttatttttaaaaaattctccAAATTTAACCAAATTATAAGAACAACTTAAACTTATTGTCTAACTAGTAAATTTATACCCACCCCGTTTCTACACTCTTTTACATCTAGCAAACCAGATAAAAACAAACCTAGCTAACTCGACCCAGCAAATAAGAAGAAAACACAACTCAACCACTACCTGACCACAGATCCGTCAAGCTACACTATGCAGTAGTAAAACAATAAccaattacaacaaaaaaaaagacgAAATCCGAAAATTCAAAGTAATTAGACCTCAATTTCATCATCGTCCTGAACAACATCGTTGGGAGCATCCTCGTCGTCGGAGTCTTCAGCGGTGCGAGCCACCGCCTCGAGCTCCTCGTCGTCTTCTTCGTCATTGACCTGGTCCTTGACCACCTCCTCCTCGGCCGATGAGCTGGTCAACGAGTCGTCGGACGAGTCCTTTGCACGCGAGGGTTTCGCCATTTCCGAGGGTTTCTGTGATTCAGCTCCGCTTCGAACAGAAGCAGCGTTTTGCGGTTTTGGGGGAAAAAGcggagaagaaaaaaaaatgtaaaaatggaAATACTTAAATTGAAATGCAACCGACCAATTGCGTTAGCGGGTTTGGGTTTATATAGCTGCCCCAAAATTGTTTGGAAATTTATTTTGTTGGACATTTTCCCGCCATTTGCTGtggggtaaaaaaaatcaatattccTTCCACTGGGTTGGGCCTAATGGGctatgaattttattttaaatctaCTCAGGGCCCAATTAgaactttccttttttatttgatttttaatacTCCAGAGTTTAACAACCAGCTGGGCGATGTCGGCAGTAGAACCTAGAAATGGATTAGAAGAGACATAAGATAAAATGGGAAAAAGGATAGAAAGTTGCAATTGTAAagatataagagcatctccactaggcggatgtcccactcggacatccactaggacttcccaaaaacacctcctgccacgtcactaggacttcccatcccactgtcacgtcactaggacatccccttcacaatccgcccttcccactaggacttccgcaataaaaaaatcacaaattcacaaatatacgtaacggaattataattttgacacggaatacgggaaaattgcaaatgcttcattaaaaaaaattacataaaaaaagaaaaaaaatttacataataaaaaagaaaaaattacataataaaatttttgacTCGGCTCACTCTTCGTCGTCGTatgaagtgcaacgagccgtatatatagagttttaaaaaaaaaaattaataccggacgtccgacccacaccacaatggcggacgtccgcccgcccgtcgcccgcacgtccgaggacatccgacgtccttacgggacgtccgtatcctaccttccacgccacaatggcggacgtcctggtcgcccgtcgcggatgtccgaccggacgtccgccattggagatgctctaataaaagAATGATCAAGTCTAATTGAATCGATCTgaaatgtgtgatttgggtcgGGTCTGATCCATTCATGTTATAGATTTGAGCGTGTAAGATTTGAAACTAAAGTCAAAactgaaataattataaatgaCTAGTAAATAGCTTTTTAGTGATCGGGATACAATTCGTTAGTTCACATAGTGGGAGTGTGGGACCTTTTtctaaggaaaaaaaaaacgcaTTCAAGTACTACGACATCAACAAATCACGAGTTCAAGCACTACGACATCACCAATGATCACTTAAAGTTCTTGTCGGGTTCTAAATTTGACGGGCTGAAGGGAACCAAACTCAATGCAGACCGCCGACGACGACTACACTTGTAGCCAAAGCAATGATTTCGATTTAAACTCCCCTATGGAGGAGAATTACGTAGCACATGTGCTAAGAGAAGATCGTCCCATATGCCACAAAGTTGTCTAAGAGAAAGGCTGAGGGAAAAGGCCCAACATCGAATAGTGTGACCGAGTTAGCCAAAGTCGACTTGTATCATAACGTGACCTTTGCATTGATAATGAGGATGTTGAGGTCCATGATGAGAATGGAAAGAGATAGAAACCAATAGCGAGTGCTAATGCATCATGACTTGATCCAATTGCTTCGCACAATTTGGAGCTTTGTGGTATTTTTTCTGAGCAGTATTCCCTCCGTTTAATGTTAATAAAGACGTTTCATTTTATACACTTATTTCgaaaaattaatagtaattaCATTGTTCTCTCTTTgactttactatttctccactttaactatttattactattattttttcaaaaccaGTTTATAGAATGAAACGCCTCTATTAAGGTGGGACATaagaaatactactatttaacTAATCAACTCGATCATCTTCCATGATATAGACAATTTGAATAAAATTCAAAGTAAATTAAgtaataatatcaaaataagtTAACAAGAAACAATAATTTCTATCTAATATATTCTAAACCCATTAAGTATgtaaattaattgaaattaatattaGCTTGACCAACAATCATATTCAACTCTGATCATTTAGTACATTCAAAAAAACTCGTCTTAAGCTCATTAAATAAATGAAACTAATTAAaacttgattatttaattcctAATATGTAGATGAGGATGAAAcgccattttcttcttctcatcaCTATTTTCATCTGAGATTCGTACTCTCATTAAAGGTGAAGAATACGACTGGGCTATTGAACTTGCCATAGTAACATTTATTCAGCGTGAGATGTTTACTTTGCAAGATTGTACTATCTCAAGATCAGCGTGAGATGTTTACTTTGCAAGATTGTACTATCTCAAGATTAAACATGTGATGTATTTaattcatgagattgaatctcacaactcaataaataattatataataataataattagtcatagccaaccaccttcaactaaaataattaaCAACTTAATCCTAGCAGTAATATTTTATCATGCAAATGGTGattcttctattttttttttaattgtgattCTTCTACTTCTTCACAGCTTCTTTTAGCCAAAAACACCCTCCACGTGCCGTGCACGCGTAAGATTTTGCGTGAGTCATCTCTATTCCGCTGTAATCATATTTCTAACCAGACAAAACATTTCGTTTTCTAGCGATATAATTATTTTACGGTTTCACCCCCGGTAAACTTTAAAATACCCTCATCCAAGTACATGCCGCTCCTTTGTAAACCGGTTTCGTCAGGGTAGTTTCGGCAAAATCAAATATCTTGTTGGATTTTGAAGAAGGCCCATATTTTCAAAGACTTGCACGAAACATCAATTATCCTAAATCAATTCAATCACTCCCTTTTTCGACGTCGTTTTGCGCCTTCCCATCTCCACTTGGCAACCTTCCACCGGCTCACGGTCGCCGGAAAACGACTGCCCCTTTTCAAATTGGAGCGCGCAATTCGATTTAGGGAACTTTTTAATCAGGTGAATTGCTTGCATTTTTGTTTTACATCAATGATCGAAGTCAAGCTTCAAATTTCGAGTTTATCCCGTGTTCAATTCATTTATTGAATTGGTTTCTTGTGCAGGGCATGGAAAGCAGGAGCTGGCTGATTATTGCAATTCTCATATGTTCGGTGACTTTATCATCGTGCAGAGGTAATCCTTTCTTACTTTAGATGTGAAATTTCTAGGTAGTTTTGCCGTTTTTATCTCTGGTAATCGTGGAAGCAAATTAGTTTTCGTGCACGAATTCTTGTTGAGTGACCTTGAAGTATTTAATTGGAGTGTTCTGAaattattccttctctttttagCAATATATTTGTGGCTTTTAGTTTTCGATTTTGCGAGTTTCTATTCACCAAATGTTTGATCCTAGTGTGCGTAGTTGAATAAATTGATAACCTGAAAACCGATGCTTTTGGAttgaatttatattttgatCTTGATTATGTagatttgttttgtaatttttttgtgGTTGGAAAATCTGCCCTTTGCTGTATTTTCACATTGAATGTTTTGGTTGCAGAACTCAAGGTGACAGTCAAGCATAAGCACAACCATAAGCAGCATGAACCGGCAAAGTACAATCACACTCTTGCAACAATATTGGTGCAATATGCTTCAGCAGTAAGAGTCATCTTGAAATGCATTATGTTGTTGTTGGTTAGATTCAAAATATGATTTTTGCATGTTTGAATAGTTGGTTTTCTAGCCAAATTATTCCAATGAAAGCAGTGTGTTGAACAGCTTCTCGCagtatttgatttaatattttgtattttactcACATAAAAAGGATTATCTGGAAACAATTCAGGAGACAAGTTTTGTGGGTTTAATGGTCATTTCTAAACTTCTTACACATCAATCAATCAACTGTTACCTTGCAGGTATATATGTCAGACTTGACTGAGTTGTTTACATGGACTTGCTCAAGATGTAATGGTCTAACAGAGGTAGAACTGATAGACGACAATTGAATAAGACCCATAACTTTACCTCATAATGAAGGTTGAAACAATTGCTCTTGGATGCAGGGCTTTGAAATACTTGAGCTGATTGTTGACGTAAAATGGTGTCTACAGGTCTGGAATTTGAGTCATCCTTAGTCCTAAAACTTTTTTACTTGACATTACTTATAGAAGCTCTAATACTGGAGTGTTTATTTATGTGTGACAGGGATTTGTTGGTTTTGCAACTAATCTTAATGCTGTTGTTATTGCATTCAGGGGAACACAGGAAACCAGGTTTGCTATTTCTCTTGAGCATGTTGTGTTCTATCACCTCCATGATTCCTTAATTTACCTCAAAGCTGTTTCACGATTAAGTGATCAAATTTCAAATACATTGAAGCTATTCAAGAATGATGCTGGAGTATCAACTTGATTTCAGTAGCTGCACAATATTCATGTaattaaattttagttttaCCATTTCATATGTATTGTTGTACTATGGTTGCAGTATTCAGAATTGGGTGGAAGATTTGTTCTGGAAGCAGCTTGATATCAATTATCCTGGAGTTGACGGTGCAATGGTATGTACCATCAACTCTTGTTCTTTACGAAAAAAATAGTATTTGCAGAATGCTTTTATCATTCGACTCATCTTCCATTGCTTTAGGTTCATCATGGTTTTTATAATGCTTATAATGACTCTTCATTACGTCCTGGAGTTCTAAGTGCTGTTCAACTAGCAAAGAAGCTATATGGAGACACTGACATCATGGTAACAGGGCACTCAATGGGAGGAGCAATGGCTGCATTATGCGGACTTGATCTTCGTGTAATAGTCCAAAACCTTGATTAATTTTCATGCTTATGACGTGTTTTGGCTTTTATAGTATGGTATATCAATAGATGAAAGAGGTCTCTGAGGTTTAATTCTGTCTTCAGCTTCAGTAATTAAAAAATGGTTCTAGCAATGGCATTTTTTTCACCTTCTGATAATCAAGTACTCCTTATAATTTAGTTGGATATTGGACCATCCCAAGGTTTTTGGCAATTTATTGCTTTTGGCTAACTCATGAAATGAGAGCTATATACAATCTCTTTCCATTTACTGTACGAAAAAAATCCATTTtttatgtgaattttttttttgaaatattcaCATTATTAGTGTGTGAACTTTCAAGTTTCATATTGGTTTATGATTTTAGTGCTGctatttttatatgttttttttcctATGGGAATTGTGCTCTGAATTTCCGTCCCTTTTCAGCTCACTCTTGGAAAGCAGCAGAAAGTCCAGGTCATGACGTTTGGGCAACCTAGGATTGGAAATGCTGTTTTTGCATCCTACTATAGCCAAGTTGTCCCGGACACCTTTCGTGTCACACATGGAAATGATATGGTGCCTCATCTGCCCCCCTATTACTCTTATTTTCCGCAGAAAACGTACCATCACTTCCCAAGAGAGGTAATGGTTTACTACATTATTActtttgtgtatatatatatgcgtGCGTGTGTATCTTAAGTCTTAGTTACCGCCTGGCCTTTCTTGAGTTTCTGGTCCGTTTTCTTTTGAAATGATTATTATTGAATATAGGATCATCTCTTAGATTTCAAACGTATCCCATTCCGTGCACTACCAAACACTTATCACGAAGAGCATTGCAAAATCATTTATGAATAATACAAAATCTGGAATCTACCTATCAAATCATTCTTTAAGTCTTGTTAACTTCTTTAAATAAGGGTTGACATGGAAAATCTTCCAAGGCTCACACACTCGACCTCTACTAAGGTTAATTTTATGTCTATTCTCCTGTTGTTTCTTATATACATTGGTCACCTGGAGGTGTTTAATGCCACTTTTTTGCAATAAGTTTCATACTTAGAGTTGTCCCATCTGTCATTTGTTGTGATATATGATCATCATGTTCTAGGTCTGGATCCGCGACCTTGCATTTGGAAGCTTTGTTTATACAGTCGAGAAGGTTTGTGATGGTTCTGGGGAAGACCCAACTTGTAGCAGGCAAGCATTCTCATGTTCTACCCTATTTCTATTACAAAGGTTTTAAATTTGCTATCTATATTCAAAATGTTTCATGTGTTTCTCAAAACTCTTCTGTAGATCGGTGAGGGGAAACAGCATTGCTGATCACTTGATATACTATGGCGTTGAAATGGGATGCAATGAGTCGACTAGCACTTGCAGGATTGTGATGGACCAGGGTCTTGCTGCCTATGGCTCGACAGATGTTGATGGGAATTTTGTTGTATTGAGGGATCCACCAAAGTCGGTCTTGAAATTAAATGCAGACGGAGGCAATCGACACACCCTGGTTTAGATGTGCTGAATCGGGCCAACCACACCGATTTTTGTTGAGGTGGATTGTAATCAGAACTCATATTCGTtcaaaaaagcaaaaaataagAAACTGTACATACATCTTGCTCACATGTAACACTAAAAATATCTTCTGTAAATAACATCTCCCACAGCCTGTATTAGTAGACAGAATTTGCACTTGTAAATAAAGTCCTGGCAATCAGCTGATTTATCAAGTTTTAGACTTTGTGCTGGCTCGAGTTAGGTTGCTCGTTACATGTTACACTGGATTTCATGACATATCTATATATTCCTCTCCACATAAAAACATCAAGAAAACACAAATTTTTCATAATGCATCAAAGCAACTTTGTTTTTTGTCTCCTCACCAAGAGATACATGGTCTGAAACTTTGAGGGGTGTGACAAATTCACCATTATGAATAATCAAATACATGAGTACAAGTCTAGAAGATGATGATACACAAGGACTGAAGACTGTATAAGCATATGATTTTTCTTCTTCAGTTTCCCTTCACATCAGCTGCTACTGGTGCATATCCTCCTGCAAAATCATCGACAACGAACACCATACTTTTGCAGTAAGAGATCATAATGTTCGAATTCAAGACAACAAAATTAGAATTTGATTCATACATTTTTCATCAGCATGATTCTTCTCTTCTACAGAAGGTTTTATTTCTTGATCCAACTCTTCTACAAACCAAAAAACAacataaatttgaattattaatGATCAAACATAAATAAAACCACCTTATGTAATCAAACAACAAGTAAATCATCTGATAATTTCCATATGTATGCAAACCTTTTCCTTTGTTCCCTTCTTCCTCCGCAACTGCAACCTTGCTTTCTTCCTTAACcacgccgttttcgtctccagAGATCTTCTCCACAGCACTAAAAGAAGAATAAGTGTCTCCTACTTGCTGAGAAACGACCTCGTCTTGATCAGCCTTAACCTCATCTTTCTTGTCTGCCTTCAACTCCTCATTCTTGATCTCTTTCACTtcttctctctccctcacagCCTCGATGACTGCAGCGCTTTCTCGCTCCTCAACATCAGCCTTGATCACCTCCTCTTTATTCTCCTCCTCTAATTCCTCATACTTAATGATTTCTTCCTTTTTCTCATGCACAATCTTTGCAACAGCAGCAGCCTcctctttcttctctttcttgACTTCTTCTTCCTCGGACTCAACAAACTCGCATTCCATCTTGTTGGGAGCTAGGATTTCATTCTTCTTCAAAATGACTGAATCCTTAACTGCATTATCTTCAGCCACAGTTACACCATTTTTGGGAATTTCAGCAGCTTTTGGATCTTGCTTTTCGATGCACCTGCTGTTGCTCTTGGTGATGGTGTTTTGTGTAGCAACAGCGTGCTTTGATTCTCCACACCCCATTTTgtgagtgtgtgttttgtgaggATGGGAGTGAATAATGGAGTCTTGAAATATGGGAAGAAAGAGAAATAGAGGAAAATGGTGAAACTTTTTCCCCCTTGATTTCTCTCTTCTGAGTTTCTTGTAGGCAACGGATTTGTCGTTGGTATTTTgaagataaaaatattttcatggGTAATTGAATGGACAAGTACTATTTAATACTCGTactaatatatatacacatacaaATGCAGTTGAAAAAAATATGCCCATGATAATTTAAACTAGTCTTCTATATATACATTGTGTGGTCTTCTATAGTAAAGCCAAATAATTAAACTAATCCTTTTTGTTTGGTGAAGTATCTActagttagatttatatttagaGTGAAAGAACATTTGTAATTTGAGTTTTAATCAAGTATTATTAAACAATACAgaagtactagtatattatcTTGACATTTCTTTTTGTCTATAAATGATGCAGCCTTTTAAGGTTGTGTAGTCTCCAACCATGgctataaaaaatttaaacaagCAAAGTTTCAAAAGTGATGATCagataaatatgaaaataaatttaaatattttgcaGGCTGGGCGACAGTTGATGATAACCAAGTTTATGGCTTTCCTCCAATAATATATTTAAGTTCAATGCTGAATTATTTAGGATTTGTATGGATAGATTTTTCCCAGAATCATTGTCTTCTTACTTAATATATActgttaaattaatttttaaggGTAGTAgactagtagtattaattaaagtTACAAGCGTCAATAGCTATTTATAtcatgaaatttcaatttttgctatttatatcatgaaattatgaaatttcttgctatttatatcatttttcgcgatcattttatttgtatatatgCAATCGTCTTTTGGTGATGCTTAAAGCTAATCATTTCATTAAAAGAATGAAttaatcattttcatttttttttattttaataaaacaaaattgttCTGACCAAGACGATATTTTGTACTACATGGATAAGATTTCGAAGCTTCGTAAATTA contains:
- the LOC121808084 gene encoding gelsolin-related protein of 125 kDa-like, producing the protein MGCGESKHAVATQNTITKSNSRCIEKQDPKAAEIPKNGVTVAEDNAVKDSVILKKNEILAPNKMECEFVESEEEEVKKEKKEEAAAVAKIVHEKKEEIIKYEELEEENKEEVIKADVEERESAAVIEAVREREEVKEIKNEELKADKKDEVKADQDEVVSQQVGDTYSSFSAVEKISGDENGVVKEESKVAVAEEEGNKGKEELDQEIKPSVEEKNHADEK
- the LOC121808076 gene encoding lipase-like; this encodes MESRSWLIIAILICSVTLSSCRELKVTVKHKHNHKQHEPAKYNHTLATILVQYASAVYMSDLTELFTWTCSRCNGLTEGFEILELIVDVKWCLQGFVGFATNLNAVVIAFRGTQETSIQNWVEDLFWKQLDINYPGVDGAMVHHGFYNAYNDSSLRPGVLSAVQLAKKLYGDTDIMVTGHSMGGAMAALCGLDLRLTLGKQQKVQVMTFGQPRIGNAVFASYYSQVVPDTFRVTHGNDMVPHLPPYYSYFPQKTYHHFPREVWIRDLAFGSFVYTVEKVCDGSGEDPTCSRSVRGNSIADHLIYYGVEMGCNESTSTCRIVMDQGLAAYGSTDVDGNFVVLRDPPKSVLKLNADGGNRHTLV